A stretch of DNA from Kazachstania africana CBS 2517 chromosome 3, complete genome:
CAGCATCTcttaaatcatcaattctATACAATGCTTGTAAAGTAGCATTTAAGTAACATGTATTTCCCATATTCTTGAAGCCAATTGGtatatcattgaattgttgAACTTGCTGTTCAGGTGttaaatcttcaataaaGTGATTTTGAGATTTAGGCTTTGAAACTAAATTTGCATCAGGAGTACCTAAAAGCATAATATTTGAACCCGGCTTGATGATCTCAGATAAATTCTTTATGCTGTCATCGGTTAGACCACCTTTAaccatatatttttgacGGGAAATAGGAACTTTAGTTAACTCCTCAACCTGGGACTTCAAGTCACCGGCAGTGTCCTCATCGTTCAACTTAATTGGATAAATAACGCCAGCATGTTTGATATTAACTAAGGAAAAGCAGTCGTTTTTTGGAAGATGTTAGTAAAAGAGGTTAAAACTAAACAGCATCCTAGGCAATTTTATGTAAAACTCACATACATTCGAAAGAGCTCATTTTAATGGTGTAGTAGATTCTGATGAGCGATCAAATTAAGAAACTGAAACAAAAGTTCTCTACTGCTGATACACTCTAAACGTTCCCGTTGGTGGCAAAACTTATAGACCCATATCTAGCTTTTTTTCGACTGGTCTTAAAAAAGTTCATTACCCGGAAAATAGCTTCgaaataatatttaataGAGATCATCAGATTCTTCTATAAAATCGAGTGAAATCAAGCTGAACTATCTCTCAGTGGAAAATTAGCCCAAACACCGAATCTGCCAAAAGGTACAGCATTTGGTTTATATGGAACTTTTCTTATAGGTTGGCTGAAAGGATTGTCCGTGAAAATGATCGAACAATGATATAAGTGACGCTCAATTATCAACAGCATCTGGCATATTGACACTCCATTGGTACGACCCACCCATATTATCGAAATGTCTTAATGTTTTTGATCCCAGTGGTGCTTAATTAGTACTATTACGGAACACACGGGGGAACGAATACCTGCTGAAAGTTGCCCCCCCCCCCCCAATAAAGAGTCCTTTCGGTCCCCAACAATGATGTCAAGTGATTTGTTCCACAATGGTTGCTGGCTTGTTGACTCTTCGTCTGTTTATCAACATTAGAAAAGCATGGGCGGCTATTTCTGTTTAATCTGATGGCGGGTAATGGCTTCGAGAATTCGACCGGGTTATTCTCGATTTtatgacaaaatttttgtccAGATCGGCAAGAAAAATACAAGAGTTGGGCCCATCCAGATTTATCTCATCGTCAAATTTCTATTCATTATCTATCTTACAGTGAATTGAGTTATTGTGAAAATGTCAACCCAAACTGTGCTAGCAGGTAGAAAGAGATTATCTGAAGGCCTGACAGTAACGCAGAAGGTTTTTGTCAGATCACGCAATGGTGGCGctacaaaaattgttaGAGAACATTATTTAAGAAATGATATTCCATGCTTCTCAAAAGCGTGCACTGAATGTTCTAAAATTCTAGTCCCCGATGCTAATGACAAACTACCAACATTTGTATTATCTGAAAACCCTGCCAAATTAGGAAAATTAGGTAAACATTACGTAGTGGTAGATACCAACATTGTGTTACTTGCCATGGACCTCTtagaaaatccaaattgTTTCTTCGATGTAATCGTTCCCCAAATTGTTTTAGACGAAGTTAGAAACAGATCGTATCCTGTCTATACAAGATTGAGAAATTTATGTGGAGCTAATGATGATACCAAAAGATTTATTGTATTTCATAATGAGTTTCATGAAATGACTTATGTGAATAGGAAACCTGAGGAAAGCATTAACGATAGAAATGATAGAGCTATCAGAAAAACGTGTGAATGGTATGCAAATCATTTGAAGGACCAAGGAATCAATATTGTCCTCCTTACAAATGATCGTCTCAACAGAGAATCTGTAACTAAAAAAGACAACTTTATTACAAAGAGTTTGTATCAATATGCAGATACTCTTCCAAATAGtgatgaaatcaaagatTTAATTCCAAATTATGACTTAACTGACACAACTAACAATGAGATAGCAAAAGAGGATTTGGCTGAATTTACATACCCGGAATATTATTCTCAAGCAAGAATTTTAGGTGGTTTAAAAAGTGGTGTACTGTACCAAGGTAATGTGCAAATTTCCGAATATAATTTCTTGGAAGGCTCTGTTACTTTACCAAGATTTTCTAAACCCGTGTTAATAGTAGGACAAGAAAATCTGAACAGAGCATTCAACGGAGATCAAGTTATCGTTGAATTGTTACCACAATCTGAATGGAAGGCTCCATCTTCTATTGCATTGGATTCTGAACATTTTGATGTTAATGATAACCCTGATatagatgaagaaagtgaagaaaatgtCAACCAAAATGGTGGTGCCTCAATAATTTCCGATAAGCAACGTAGACTACTAGCAAAAGATGCTATATTGGCCCAAAAAGCCAAAAAAGTTCAGCCAACTGCTAGAGTTGTAGGAATTACCAGAAGATCATGGAGACTTTATGTTGGTCAGATTGCACCAAACTCCGTTGACTTGCAAAGTAACGGAACTCAAAATGTATTCGTCATTTTAATGGACAAGTGCTTGCCAAAGATTAGAATACGTACGAGACGTGCtaatgaattattagataAAAGAATCGTTATCGCAGTAGACGACTGGCCAGCTACCCATAAATATCCTTTAGGCCATTTCGTCAGAGATTTAGGTGGAATTGAAACGGTAGAAGCAGAGACGGAAGCACTATTATTAGAACACGATGTTGAATATAGACCATTTTCCAGGAAAGTTTTAGAATGTTTGCCTGCTGAAGGCCATGACTGGAAGACTCCTTCCAATATAAAGGATCCCGAGGCACTCGCCAATGATCCATTATTAGCAAAGAGAACAGATTTGAGAGATAAGTTGATTTGTAGTATTGATCCTCCTGGATGTGTAGATATCGATGATGCTTTGCATGCAAAACGATTACCGAACGGAAACTGGGAAGTGGGTGTACATATTGCTGATGTGACGCATTTTGTAAAACCAGGTACAGCTTTAGACGCGGAAGGCGCCTCCAGAGGTACATCAGTTTATCTTGTTGACAAACGTATTGATATGCTTCCAATGCTATTAGGTACTGACTTATGTTCTTTAAAACCTTATGTTGATAGATTTGCTTTCTCTGTTATTTGggaattgaatgaagatgCAGATATTGTCAACGTCGACTTCACAAAATCAGTGATAAGGTCAAGAGAAGCATTTTCTTACGAACAAGCTCAAGTACGAATTGATGATTCAAACCAGAAGGATGAACTTACTTTAGGTATGAGAGCTTTACTACATTTATCCAAAAAGCTAAAGCAAAAGAGATTAGATGCAGGTGCATTAAATTTAGCATCCCCAGAAGTAAAAGTTCATATGGACAGCGAAACATCCGATCCAGGTGAGGtggaaataaaaaagcTTCTGGCTACCAATTCTTTAGTCGAAGAATTTATGTTACTAGCAAATATTTCCGTAGCGAGAAAGATATATGATGCTTTCCCTCAAACCGCTATGTTAAGACGTCATGCTGCACCACCATCtaccaattttgaattactAAACGAAATGTTGCATCAACGTAAGAACATGACAATATCACTAGAATCGTCAAAAGCTTTGGCAGATTCGTTAGATAGATGTATCGACCCTCAGGACGCATACTTCAACACTTTAGTACGTATTATGTCTACTCGTTGTATGATGGCCGcccaatatttttattccGGTGCCTATTCGTATCCTGACTTCAAGCATTATGGTTTAGCCGTCGATATTTATACCCATTTCACATCTCCAATTAGACGTTACTGTGACGTTGTTGCGCATAGACAATTAGCTGCAGCTATTGATTACGAGCCATTGAGTTTAATGCACAGGGACAAAAATAAGATGGACATGGTATGCAGAAATATCAACAAAAAGCACAGAAATGCACAATTTGCCGGTAGAGCAAGTATTGAGTACTATGTTGGACAAGTTATGAGAAATAATGAATCGGTGGAAACAGGTTATGTCATTAAAGTGTTCAACAATGGTATTGTTGTATTGGTTCCCAAATTTGGTGTTGAAGGTTTGATTagattagaaaatttggcGGATGATGTAAATGCCGCTcaatttgatgaagttgaaTTCAAACTATCATTCACAGCAAAGGGTAGCggtgaaaagaaaaatattcatgTTTTTGACAAGGTTGAAGTTGAAGTTAAATCAGTGCTAGATCCTGTTACCAGCAAACGTAAAGCTGAGTTACTATTAAAATGAGGGCTGAAACATTCTAGTATCATTTGTATAATATGTAGAGGATAAATACTACCATTcttaaataaataattttaaataatgcTCCACTAAATCGactaataaatttataataatattataaaaCGGTTTAATGCTTCTTGACAACACCAGCATCGTTAGCCAGCGATATGATATGATCTCTGTAATCGTAAATAGAACCACCGAATTTTTTAACTGTACCTTCTTCAGAAACCCAAATTTCATTACAGACACTATTAATGACAGAAATATCGTGAGAAACCATCAGAACACCACCtgaaaagtttttcaaCGCATCGATCAAGGCATCAAGACCAGTAGTGTCTAAATGATTGGAAGGTTCatccaaaattaaaatatgAGGATTATTCAAACATAAAGCGGCAAAAGCTACACGAGACTTCTGACCACCAGATAGTAATTGCATTTTTTGTAAACCCAAACTACCAGTGATACCAAAAGCACCCAAATGACGTCTgtattcttcatcatttttaccTGGGAAAGTTTTTGACATCCAGTCTACAGCTGACGTTGTCAGGTCCATAGAATCAACATGATGTTGGGTAAAATAGCCTATACGTAGTCTACCGTTTCTAGAGACATAACCTTGTAGAGGTCTCAATTGCTCCATCATCACCTTCAATAATGTTGTTTTACCACAACCATTTGCACCTACCAATGCGATTCTAGAATCCATTTGGACATCCAAATTAACATCCTTTaacaacaaatttttttcatcataaCCGAAGGAAACATCTTGTAATTGAATAATTGGTGGAGACAGTTTTTCACATTCTGGGAAATGAAATGTGACGCTTTTGTCTTCTTCAGGCGGTTCCAATACtggtaatttttcaagttttttaattcttgaTTGTGCTTCTTGTGATTTAGCTGCATTGTATCTATACTTATCGATGAATTCTTGTAGATGCTTTCTGTAAGCCATTTGATTTTCATATTCCTTTTGAGCATTCTTTCTACGTTCctcttttgttttataGAATGTATCGAAATCTTGACCCCTGTAGTAATCCAATCTTTCGTTATGTTGATATATGATGTCGGTTGCAACTTCATTTAAAAATGCACGGTCATGGGAAACGACTAAAAGAGTTGCGGGGTATGTCTTTAAATATTCTGAAAGATACGCAATAGATGGAACATCCAACATATTAGAAGGTTCATCTAATAACAGAAGATCAGGTTGACAAAATAGAGCTCTCGCTAAAGATAATCTCATTCTCCAACCACCGGAGAAAGAGTTTGTTGGTTTTTGTTGGGCTTCGGTACTAAAACCTAAACCGTACAAAATAGAGGCTGCTCTGGCCTCTGCCTTATCAGATTCCATGTCAGccaatttttcagcaatTTGCATTAAATGGTTATCTAAATCTTGGCTTTCATTATCTAACTTTTTAATTTCTAAGCTGTCTTCATCGAATTCAGTTCTtaagttttcaatttcttttaatctTGAGTtgatttttgtttcttcagACAATAATTGTTTTCTCCACACATCTGCGTCCAAGACACTTTGAAGAGCTAAAGTTTCATCACCTCTTAGTTCTTGTTCAACGtgtaaaattgaaatatgcTTTGGGACATTTAGTTCTCTTCTTGATAGGGCTCTCAATAATGTTGATTTACCAATACCGTTTTGACCGACAAGACCGTATCTGCGACCATAACTTAAAGATAAGTTAGTGTCGGATAGAATTCTTTGACCATCACCGACATATAAGTCAAAAGTGTCAATCTTAATATCTTTGGATTTCCCTGCGCCAGCACCAAAGTCGAGAGGGTTgattttcaagaagaaagaatcaTAATCATCATTCTTTTGTTCATCAATCAATTTAGAAGCTTCATATTTGACAAACTTATTATTTCTCTTAGCCACTTTCTTAGCAATTTTTTGTTCAGCTTTcgccaattttttcaaatcaactCTTGTTTCCATTTTTCTACCTGTGTGTTCAATATCACCATTAACACCCAGACGGTCTAGGGATGCATTAATATTAGCTTTATTGTTATGACTTTGTAAAACATTAATGTCCAATAATCTTTTCGATGTATCACCTGTGATTTCTAATTTAGCTTGATTTTCATTTAGTTGTAAAGTCAATTGTTGAAGGATATTTTCAGctaattcatcaatttgaCTTTTATCAGCACCTGCGTTTACCAATAAGTCACCTACAAAGCTAACCTCTTCTGGTAAGTTCAACTGTTTACTTTGAACAGAATCGAAAGTCTTCTTGGATAAGTGATTGAAATAACCGACTGCATAATCGGTTACAATCGGATCGATTGATGTACTAACTTTGCGAACTTGTGAACCAATAGATGCCATTATATCACGTTCAATATGATGCTATTATATCAAGAACTGCTTCAATAAACTGTGCTGAATAGTAAGATGAAgcatttcaatttttttatcaacggtcaaaagagaaaaaaaaatgtagCACCTAGAacatcttgaaattttttaaaaaataatgcGCAAGCCCGGAATCGAACCGGGGGCCCAACGATGGCAACGTTGGATTTTACCACTAAACCACTTGCGCCTATAACTGTTTTTTAATGCAAGTTCAATACGGTAACAAGGCAGATAATAGAGAGAGAATATGACACAGAGAGCTTGGAAATCAATCTGATTGTATAACTATAGCTAAAAGCGTATCAAAAAGTTTGTCttattaatatataaaattataaagtataataaaagattaagaacaaatatggcgaagaattcctttttatagtgtggaattcttcaagatgacaAAAGTTGCGTCTATGAAAAGGTTTCACTAGtattcaaccaaattcaataatgtgaaatatttagtctaataaattgaacagCGGATGTTTAGGTTTTGCTTCTGGAAAAGCGGTGACACGAACTTCGAGCATAATGCTGTAGTTCACCAGTCTGTGTTACAACATTCTAAAGGATTTTAGAAGTTTCCCCTACCTGGCTACATAATTAATTACAGACGGGACATAACTCTTTATAAGTGAACAAGAGTAACGGATAttgctgaaaaatatgTCCACCGAATCTGCTTTCAATAGGTATAAATAGATTGACAAGCTATCAACGGAAATATGCTGTCGAGACAGTACAATATACAGAATACCTGATGTACATACGGGATAGCAATTATATAAGATGTAGCATTGATCAAAcattgttcaatttttaTTAGGAAGGTAACGAACGTATCGTACATTTGTTGTAATAATTGGTTGCAGGAATCTAAAATGTGtgctttttcttcctttctTCTGCAGACTATTCACCgaaataaatgaaaacaGGGTGAGTTCCAACAATGAAGCAGGAGCTAACAAGTGCTGGAATGATTAATGAATGGCAAGTCGAAAAAGGACCTAACTATTATAGGCTGGAAAAGCATACGTCGTATAACAAACGGCGCTACCATATGTGGTATGTTTTCGCCGAGCTGTGCAAAACCAAACGAACAAAACAAGGAAGTACGAATGCTCCGTTCCCTTCTCATATCGTAAATGAAAAggaataaattttttttggcaagCAGAAATTTCGTGAAGCGAGAGAAATACGGAAACACTAACTGCTGTTTTCCATCGTTTGGCCATTGTCCCAGAAactctcaaaattttacattcGAAAATAATCACGTACaccttttttttaatattttttttttgtctgCCTTTATTCTGCCGCACAAGCAGACCCAAATGGTAACGCTCCGCAAGCACCCCTGACTCCGTACATACACCTACACACCACACGTATAGGAAGCCCTTTCTTACCAACTAACCGCCGCTCAGCCGTCTCTCTAACACCCCTACATCACACGACACTATTGTATCATTACCATTACCCGAACTTCTCTTGACACTCTCCTCTATTCCTCCCCCCACCCCCTCCCCCTTACCTGCTTCTGTCACTCCGGATAATAACTGCAGCAGAGGGAGACAGGCAAAACCCGCAGAATCAGATCATCCTCCGCCCCTCCTCCTCTCACCAAAATGCTCATCGCCGCTGTCAAATTTCCCGCGGTAACTTCCTTCTAAAGGGTGCTGCCACTGGCTCTGCCACGGCTGACTGCTGCTCGTGGGGGTAACACATGTTCCTTTAACGAATTGTCATCTCTTAACCATCCATGATTTATAAATAATACgtagaaaacaaaaaggaaagaagGGCCCATATTGATAATTCAGATACAAAAGAGTAttaaaaggaaagaaaagtgaaagaagaaacaagtTTGTTTACCATTAGTTTCTTATTTACTCCAtctctctttctctctctcttttttttttttttttttaattattaattttcGATTGGTATCATCCT
This window harbors:
- the DIS3 gene encoding exosome catalytic subunit DIS3 (similar to Saccharomyces cerevisiae DIS3 (YOL021C); ancestral locus Anc_1.367), whose protein sequence is MSTQTVLAGRKRLSEGLTVTQKVFVRSRNGGATKIVREHYLRNDIPCFSKACTECSKILVPDANDKLPTFVLSENPAKLGKLGKHYVVVDTNIVLLAMDLLENPNCFFDVIVPQIVLDEVRNRSYPVYTRLRNLCGANDDTKRFIVFHNEFHEMTYVNRKPEESINDRNDRAIRKTCEWYANHLKDQGINIVLLTNDRLNRESVTKKDNFITKSLYQYADTLPNSDEIKDLIPNYDLTDTTNNEIAKEDLAEFTYPEYYSQARILGGLKSGVLYQGNVQISEYNFLEGSVTLPRFSKPVLIVGQENLNRAFNGDQVIVELLPQSEWKAPSSIALDSEHFDVNDNPDIDEESEENVNQNGGASIISDKQRRLLAKDAILAQKAKKVQPTARVVGITRRSWRLYVGQIAPNSVDLQSNGTQNVFVILMDKCLPKIRIRTRRANELLDKRIVIAVDDWPATHKYPLGHFVRDLGGIETVEAETEALLLEHDVEYRPFSRKVLECLPAEGHDWKTPSNIKDPEALANDPLLAKRTDLRDKLICSIDPPGCVDIDDALHAKRLPNGNWEVGVHIADVTHFVKPGTALDAEGASRGTSVYLVDKRIDMLPMLLGTDLCSLKPYVDRFAFSVIWELNEDADIVNVDFTKSVIRSREAFSYEQAQVRIDDSNQKDELTLGMRALLHLSKKLKQKRLDAGALNLASPEVKVHMDSETSDPGEVEIKKLLATNSLVEEFMLLANISVARKIYDAFPQTAMLRRHAAPPSTNFELLNEMLHQRKNMTISLESSKALADSLDRCIDPQDAYFNTLVRIMSTRCMMAAQYFYSGAYSYPDFKHYGLAVDIYTHFTSPIRRYCDVVAHRQLAAAIDYEPLSLMHRDKNKMDMVCRNINKKHRNAQFAGRASIEYYVGQVMRNNESVETGYVIKVFNNGIVVLVPKFGVEGLIRLENLADDVNAAQFDEVEFKLSFTAKGSGEKKNIHVFDKVEVEVKSVLDPVTSKRKAELLLK
- the GCN20 gene encoding putative AAA family ATPase GCN20 (similar to Saccharomyces cerevisiae GCN20 (YFR009W); ancestral locus Anc_1.366); translated protein: MASIGSQVRKVSTSIDPIVTDYAVGYFNHLSKKTFDSVQSKQLNLPEEVSFVGDLLVNAGADKSQIDELAENILQQLTLQLNENQAKLEITGDTSKRLLDINVLQSHNNKANINASLDRLGVNGDIEHTGRKMETRVDLKKLAKAEQKIAKKVAKRNNKFVKYEASKLIDEQKNDDYDSFFLKINPLDFGAGAGKSKDIKIDTFDLYVGDGQRILSDTNLSLSYGRRYGLVGQNGIGKSTLLRALSRRELNVPKHISILHVEQELRGDETLALQSVLDADVWRKQLLSEETKINSRLKEIENLRTEFDEDSLEIKKLDNESQDLDNHLMQIAEKLADMESDKAEARAASILYGLGFSTEAQQKPTNSFSGGWRMRLSLARALFCQPDLLLLDEPSNMLDVPSIAYLSEYLKTYPATLLVVSHDRAFLNEVATDIIYQHNERLDYYRGQDFDTFYKTKEERRKNAQKEYENQMAYRKHLQEFIDKYRYNAAKSQEAQSRIKKLEKLPVLEPPEEDKSVTFHFPECEKLSPPIIQLQDVSFGYDEKNLLLKDVNLDVQMDSRIALVGANGCGKTTLLKVMMEQLRPLQGYVSRNGRLRIGYFTQHHVDSMDLTTSAVDWMSKTFPGKNDEEYRRHLGAFGITGSLGLQKMQLLSGGQKSRVAFAALCLNNPHILILDEPSNHLDTTGLDALIDALKNFSGGVLMVSHDISVINSVCNEIWVSEEGTVKKFGGSIYDYRDHIISLANDAGVVKKH